In Hominilimicola fabiformis, the following proteins share a genomic window:
- a CDS encoding Ig-like domain-containing protein: protein MVLKKLISIISVFAIIVSSFTTAVVSADEEMTPIACTQSASYLTDGDGNVTQTIVNYAGKEDISNINWNTKSNSWGGVGVLEFTVPAAEAKCIKSATLTVSVHNGSSRSGGRTYDIYPADITINADTTASEIKAISLDKSMYQAEGVKQGETRTDQISTETIREYVKGKVKADVESKVQFAFSNSSQTLDIDPKTATLALTMYDGGVALDKNELILSTSGEPQRLTYSIFGEGINDGDLVWISENEDIATVDDTGLVTPKKAGRTVVSIKTADSSFKADCAVTVLQAAQDITIDKASLSLLSGGKNGELTAKLLPETAVKRQIKWTSSDENVATVSSNGIVTPISVGETIITAAAADNEKLTASCNVTVAEMAEPQSISLDKENVSLPKLGATVSLDAKVQPTGADDRITWTSSDTKIAQVYDGVIVAGEVGTAEITAATSNGKTAKCTVTVTEDKQLITNDRFYTDTDGNILYSQGGGIFKYPNDDKYYWYGVRYKEAVSYAADPSSGKTVEHPAFEAYTLYTSDDLVNWKYEGDVATLETLGQSWCGWAGRCGVVYNEKANKYVLVSQFNGTIIASADNPKGPFKTEKGYFWGGTSLPVIANGDTGDLTMFYDEDSKGYMICSSANGRGHLYIAPMDEAKDFCDFDFDNIKELNGSTGSYFDEDGSVQKKDKGGIEGDCMFKYKDHYYFTGSDLYGWRGSRVYVFESKDILGDYKLKPDYIDTSKSSSNLPYIMPGAKYSYAHNSQTGFYYTLHGSKQDTVIYCGDRWCDFGTHGIGYNQWVPLTMDGYTPHFNDLSQWKLNSETGEWTIGDGNNYIANNEFDADRVDVKSLTGWECSDSTDGSVNGNVKARRFYGNYAAKQSADTDYTARLKQTIKDLPNGIYTLRASVMSSGGQNECVLYANTNNKNYTASLKSKMSNWTDVVVKDIIIENGECEIGLYSDSPANCYVRIDDMYLTRNYDGTVIEGRLNKNVPTVLKNAIVLKDAQGNEMKELKNSEAYAEATYVNKDNKEKKLTLYMALYDKDGKLQSVKIKNETAAPKGTGTIRTENANIDNSAGAAYVKLFLWENGMKPLYNSITIKEAK from the coding sequence ATGGTACTGAAAAAATTGATAAGCATAATAAGCGTATTTGCTATTATCGTATCGTCATTTACCACAGCAGTTGTCAGCGCTGACGAGGAAATGACACCGATTGCCTGTACGCAAAGCGCGTCATACTTGACGGACGGTGACGGAAATGTTACGCAGACGATAGTGAACTATGCGGGCAAGGAGGATATTTCAAATATTAACTGGAATACCAAATCAAATTCTTGGGGCGGAGTGGGCGTTCTTGAATTTACCGTTCCTGCGGCAGAAGCGAAATGCATAAAATCCGCCACACTTACCGTAAGCGTACATAACGGCTCGTCAAGAAGCGGTGGCAGAACATATGATATATATCCAGCCGACATCACAATAAACGCCGATACAACGGCTTCCGAAATAAAGGCGATTTCACTTGACAAAAGTATGTATCAGGCGGAGGGGGTTAAACAGGGCGAAACGCGTACGGACCAAATATCAACCGAAACAATTCGTGAATATGTAAAAGGCAAGGTAAAAGCAGATGTGGAAAGCAAAGTACAATTCGCGTTTTCAAACTCGTCACAGACGCTTGACATAGACCCGAAAACCGCGACGCTCGCACTTACAATGTATGACGGCGGCGTTGCACTTGATAAAAACGAGCTTATTCTATCTACCTCCGGCGAGCCTCAAAGACTTACCTACTCTATTTTCGGAGAGGGAATAAATGATGGTGACCTTGTATGGATAAGCGAAAATGAGGATATAGCCACCGTTGACGACACAGGTCTTGTCACACCGAAAAAGGCAGGCAGAACAGTGGTGTCTATAAAAACGGCTGACAGCAGTTTCAAAGCCGACTGCGCCGTTACTGTATTGCAGGCGGCTCAGGATATAACTATTGACAAAGCCTCTCTCTCACTGCTATCGGGCGGTAAAAACGGCGAACTTACAGCCAAATTGCTGCCCGAAACAGCAGTTAAACGACAAATAAAATGGACGTCCTCAGATGAGAATGTAGCAACTGTTTCATCAAACGGTATTGTGACTCCTATAAGCGTTGGTGAAACAATAATTACCGCAGCGGCGGCTGACAACGAAAAGCTTACGGCTTCATGCAATGTAACGGTAGCGGAAATGGCTGAACCTCAAAGCATTTCACTTGATAAAGAAAATGTATCTTTACCAAAGCTCGGCGCGACAGTATCGTTAGACGCGAAGGTTCAGCCCACAGGCGCTGATGACAGAATTACTTGGACTTCAAGCGACACAAAAATTGCACAGGTTTATGACGGAGTTATAGTCGCGGGCGAAGTCGGCACAGCGGAAATAACAGCGGCGACATCAAACGGCAAAACGGCAAAGTGTACCGTAACCGTAACAGAGGATAAACAGCTTATAACAAATGACCGTTTCTATACCGATACAGACGGCAACATTCTGTATTCGCAGGGCGGAGGTATTTTCAAGTACCCGAATGACGATAAATATTATTGGTACGGCGTTCGTTATAAGGAAGCGGTATCATACGCGGCTGATCCGTCATCAGGCAAGACCGTAGAACACCCCGCGTTTGAAGCGTATACACTATATACCTCTGACGATTTGGTGAATTGGAAATACGAGGGAGATGTCGCAACGCTTGAAACTCTGGGTCAATCATGGTGTGGCTGGGCAGGCAGATGCGGTGTGGTATATAACGAAAAGGCAAACAAATATGTTCTTGTATCACAGTTTAACGGAACAATTATTGCAAGCGCAGATAATCCGAAAGGTCCGTTTAAAACAGAAAAGGGATATTTTTGGGGTGGAACGTCACTTCCTGTTATCGCAAATGGTGATACAGGTGATTTAACAATGTTTTATGATGAAGACAGCAAAGGGTATATGATATGTTCAAGTGCGAACGGTAGAGGACATTTATATATTGCACCTATGGACGAGGCAAAGGATTTTTGCGATTTTGATTTTGACAATATAAAGGAACTAAACGGCTCGACAGGCTCGTATTTTGACGAGGACGGCTCGGTACAAAAGAAAGACAAGGGCGGTATCGAGGGCGACTGTATGTTTAAATACAAAGACCATTATTATTTTACCGGTTCAGATTTATACGGCTGGCGTGGTTCAAGAGTGTATGTGTTTGAATCAAAAGATATACTCGGCGATTACAAATTAAAGCCGGATTATATTGATACTTCAAAATCAAGTTCAAATCTTCCGTACATTATGCCGGGTGCAAAGTATAGCTATGCGCACAATTCACAAACCGGATTTTACTATACGCTTCACGGAAGCAAGCAGGACACGGTTATTTATTGTGGTGACCGTTGGTGTGATTTCGGAACACATGGTATAGGATATAATCAGTGGGTTCCACTGACAATGGACGGATATACTCCTCATTTCAACGATTTAAGTCAATGGAAATTAAACTCAGAAACAGGCGAGTGGACAATCGGCGACGGAAATAATTATATTGCAAACAATGAATTTGATGCTGACAGAGTTGATGTTAAATCATTGACAGGTTGGGAATGCAGTGACAGTACAGACGGTTCGGTAAACGGGAATGTAAAAGCAAGACGTTTTTACGGCAACTATGCCGCAAAGCAAAGTGCAGACACAGATTATACCGCAAGACTTAAACAAACAATTAAAGATTTGCCAAACGGTATATATACACTTCGAGCAAGCGTTATGTCAAGCGGCGGACAAAATGAATGTGTATTGTATGCAAATACAAACAATAAGAACTACACAGCTTCTCTAAAATCAAAAATGAGTAATTGGACAGATGTCGTTGTAAAGGATATTATTATTGAAAACGGAGAATGTGAGATTGGCTTGTACTCAGACTCACCGGCAAACTGTTATGTAAGGATAGACGATATGTATTTAACAAGAAATTATGACGGTACGGTTATCGAGGGTAGGCTAAATAAAAATGTTCCGACAGTGCTTAAAAACGCAATCGTTTTAAAGGACGCTCAGGGCAATGAAATGAAGGAGCTTAAAAACAGCGAAGCGTATGCGGAAGCGACATATGTAAATAAAGATAATAAGGAAAAGAAATTAACGCTGTATATGGCTCTTTATGATAAAGACGGTAAGCTTCAGTCCGTAAAGATTAAAAATGAAACAGCCGCGCCAAAGGGTACAGGCACGATAAGGACGGAAAATGCAAATATAGATAATAGCGCAGGCGCGGCGTATGTCAAGCTGTTCTTGTGGGAGAACGGAATGAAGCCGTTATATAATTCAATAACAATTAAGGAGGCAAAGTGA